From Streptomyces sp. HUAS MG91, the proteins below share one genomic window:
- the rsmA gene encoding 16S rRNA (adenine(1518)-N(6)/adenine(1519)-N(6))-dimethyltransferase RsmA, whose product MSTTEPQDPLLGAADIRELAAALNVRPTKQRGQNFVIDANTVRRIVRTAEVTGDDNVVEVGPGLGSLTLALLDAARHVTAVEIDDVLAAALPATIAARLPAKKDAFDLVNIDAMQVTELPGPPPTALVANLPYNVAVPVLLHMLDTFPTIERTLVMVQAEVADRLAARPGNKVYGVPSVKANWYADVKRAGSIGRNVFWPAPNVDSGLVSLVRRTEPVATTATKAEVFAVVDAAFAQRRKTLRAALAGWAGSAQAAEEALVAAGVSPQARGEALTVEEFARIAEARQQ is encoded by the coding sequence GTGAGCACCACAGAGCCTCAAGACCCCCTGCTCGGCGCGGCCGACATCCGCGAACTGGCGGCGGCACTCAACGTCCGGCCCACCAAACAGCGCGGCCAGAACTTCGTGATCGACGCGAACACGGTCCGCCGCATCGTCCGCACCGCGGAGGTCACCGGGGACGACAACGTCGTAGAGGTCGGACCGGGCCTCGGCTCGCTCACCCTCGCCCTGCTCGACGCGGCCCGCCACGTCACGGCGGTCGAGATCGACGACGTCCTCGCGGCGGCGCTCCCGGCGACCATCGCGGCCCGCCTCCCGGCGAAGAAGGACGCCTTCGACCTGGTCAACATCGACGCGATGCAGGTCACCGAACTCCCCGGCCCGCCCCCGACGGCCCTGGTCGCGAACCTGCCGTACAACGTCGCGGTGCCGGTGCTGCTGCACATGCTCGACACGTTCCCGACCATCGAGCGCACCCTCGTCATGGTCCAGGCCGAGGTCGCCGACCGCCTCGCGGCCCGCCCCGGCAACAAGGTCTACGGCGTCCCCTCCGTGAAGGCCAACTGGTACGCCGACGTCAAGCGCGCCGGCAGCATCGGCCGCAACGTCTTCTGGCCCGCGCCGAACGTCGACAGCGGCCTCGTCTCGCTGGTGCGCCGTACTGAGCCGGTCGCCACCACGGCCACCAAGGCGGAGGTCTTCGCCGTCGTCGACGCCGCGTTCGCCCAGCGCCGCAAGACGCTGCGCGCCGCGCTCGCCGGCTGGGCCGGATCGGCGCAGGCCGCCGAGGAGGCGCTGGTCGCGGCCGGAGTCTCCCCGCAGGCGCGCGGCGAGGCACTGACGGTGGAGGAGTTCGCCCGGATCGCGGAGGCCAGGCAGCAGTGA
- a CDS encoding ubiquitin-like domain-containing protein — translation MSTSPYETTYQPSYEPQDSYQPYEPYEPYAPGHGDTYRPAYEYAAPAAEPEPPAAPADEPRLPRQSARDGGRDGGRAAARRAARRKKSDPRPDGLRRLLPQALVVAFLAGGTSAFVANDKAIELTVDGKERTLHTFADDVTELLADEGVAVGAHDLVAPAEGTALASGDQVTVHYGRPVQLTLDGQRRKVWTTAHTVDGALRQLGVRAEGAYVSTSRSQSIGRHGLDLAVRTERSVTVMADGRRRTIRTNAATVGEAVGEAGITLHGQDTTSVPASSFPRDGMTVTVMRVTGTRETREESIPFAVERTRDPSLFLGTEVVEQAGEAGVKRVTYELRTVNGVKQKPRRTKSEVVREPRSRVVKVGTKPLPSSVGGADGLNWSGLAACESGGRPGALDSTGTYGGLYQFDTQTWQSLGGSGRPQDAPAAEQTYRAKKLYVRRGASPWPHCGPRLHG, via the coding sequence TTGAGCACATCGCCGTACGAGACGACGTATCAGCCGTCGTACGAGCCGCAGGACTCGTACCAGCCCTACGAGCCCTACGAGCCCTACGCGCCGGGTCACGGCGACACGTACCGGCCCGCCTACGAGTACGCGGCCCCGGCCGCCGAGCCGGAGCCGCCGGCCGCTCCCGCCGACGAGCCGCGGCTGCCGCGCCAGTCGGCGCGCGACGGCGGACGCGACGGCGGGCGGGCCGCCGCGCGCCGGGCCGCCCGCCGCAAGAAGAGCGACCCGCGCCCCGACGGGCTGCGCCGGCTGCTGCCGCAGGCCCTCGTCGTCGCGTTCCTCGCGGGCGGCACCTCGGCGTTCGTCGCCAACGACAAGGCCATCGAGCTCACCGTCGACGGCAAGGAACGCACCCTGCACACCTTCGCCGACGACGTCACCGAACTCCTCGCCGACGAGGGCGTCGCGGTCGGCGCGCACGATCTCGTCGCCCCCGCCGAGGGCACCGCCCTGGCCAGCGGCGACCAGGTCACCGTGCACTACGGGCGCCCCGTGCAGCTCACCCTCGACGGGCAGCGCCGCAAGGTGTGGACGACCGCCCACACCGTCGACGGGGCGCTGCGGCAGCTCGGGGTGCGGGCCGAGGGCGCGTACGTCTCCACGTCCCGCTCCCAGAGCATCGGGCGGCACGGGCTCGACCTCGCCGTACGCACCGAGCGCAGCGTCACCGTCATGGCCGACGGGCGGCGCCGCACCATCCGCACCAACGCGGCCACCGTGGGCGAGGCCGTCGGCGAGGCCGGGATCACGCTGCACGGCCAGGACACCACCTCGGTACCGGCGAGCAGCTTCCCGCGCGACGGGATGACGGTCACCGTGATGCGGGTGACCGGCACCAGGGAGACCCGCGAGGAGTCGATCCCGTTCGCCGTCGAGCGGACCCGGGACCCGTCGCTGTTCCTCGGCACCGAGGTCGTCGAGCAGGCCGGGGAGGCGGGGGTGAAGCGGGTGACGTACGAGCTGCGCACCGTCAACGGGGTCAAGCAGAAGCCGCGGCGCACGAAGTCCGAGGTGGTGCGGGAGCCGCGGTCCCGGGTGGTCAAGGTCGGCACCAAGCCGTTGCCGTCGTCCGTGGGCGGGGCCGACGGGCTGAACTGGTCCGGGCTCGCCGCCTGTGAGTCGGGCGGGCGGCCCGGGGCGCTGGACTCGACCGGTACCTACGGGGGCCTGTACCAGTTCGACACCCAGACCTGGCAGAGCCTCGGCGGCTCCGGCCGGCCGCAGGACGCGCCTGCCGCCGAGCAGACGTACCGCGCGAAGAAGCTCTATGTCCGGCGCGGGGCCAGCCCCTGGCCGCACTGCGGGCCCAGGCTGCACGGGTAG